The following coding sequences lie in one Bacteroidota bacterium genomic window:
- a CDS encoding arginine decarboxylase, translating into MQNYAEFINQSVDFPQAGFQVRDDELYFHDINLMELLETYGTPLRFSYLPIISENIQRAKKLFHDAIRKHKYSGRYTYCYCTKSSHFSYVLEEALKNDIHLETSSAFDIPLIEALEKKGQIAKDVLIICNGFKSEAYKQHIVDLIHDGFTNIIPVLDNKEEFFFYDDELDEPQKIGIRVAVEEQPDYHLYTSRLGIRADDVLSLYSDKISQYPNFQVTLLHFFTQAGIHDTPYYWNELEKVVNLYCKFRKINPHLDTLNIGGGLPYRNSLFFEYDYEYMIGEIVSRIKAICASYEVPEPNLITEFGSFTVAESQGILFRVIGRKMQNDREKWLMINGSLMTSLPDIWALGQKYILLPVNNWDAGYERVVLGGITCDSQDYYSEDAHVNVVFLPKTRKVQYLGFFHTGAYQESLSGFGGIHHCLIPTPRHVLIRKNTDGGYAFEIFNEEQTSKQVLKILGYS; encoded by the coding sequence ATGCAGAATTACGCTGAATTTATAAACCAGAGTGTCGACTTTCCACAGGCCGGCTTCCAGGTACGAGACGATGAGCTGTACTTCCACGACATCAACCTGATGGAGCTGCTGGAAACCTACGGCACCCCACTCCGGTTCAGCTATCTGCCCATTATTTCCGAGAATATCCAGCGTGCCAAGAAGCTTTTTCACGATGCCATCCGCAAGCACAAGTATTCGGGCCGCTATACCTACTGCTACTGCACCAAGAGTAGCCACTTCAGCTACGTGCTGGAGGAGGCCCTGAAAAATGACATCCACCTGGAGACCAGTTCGGCCTTCGATATCCCACTTATCGAGGCACTGGAGAAAAAAGGGCAGATCGCGAAAGACGTGCTCATTATCTGCAATGGCTTCAAGAGCGAGGCCTATAAGCAGCACATTGTAGACCTTATCCACGATGGGTTTACCAACATTATTCCGGTGCTGGACAATAAGGAGGAGTTTTTCTTCTACGACGACGAGCTGGACGAGCCCCAAAAAATAGGCATACGCGTAGCCGTGGAAGAGCAGCCCGACTACCACCTGTATACCAGCAGGCTGGGCATACGGGCCGACGATGTACTGAGCCTGTATAGCGACAAAATATCGCAGTACCCAAACTTTCAGGTTACGCTGCTGCACTTTTTCACCCAGGCTGGCATACACGACACGCCCTACTACTGGAATGAGCTGGAAAAGGTGGTGAACCTGTACTGCAAGTTCCGGAAGATAAACCCGCACCTGGATACGCTGAACATAGGCGGAGGCCTGCCGTATCGAAATAGCCTCTTCTTCGAGTACGACTATGAGTACATGATCGGCGAGATTGTGAGCCGCATAAAAGCTATTTGCGCGTCTTATGAGGTGCCCGAGCCCAACCTGATTACCGAGTTTGGCAGCTTTACCGTGGCCGAAAGCCAGGGCATCCTGTTCCGTGTGATAGGCCGAAAGATGCAGAATGACCGCGAAAAATGGCTGATGATAAACGGTAGCCTGATGACCAGCCTGCCGGATATATGGGCCCTGGGGCAAAAGTACATCCTGCTGCCGGTAAACAACTGGGATGCGGGCTACGAGCGCGTGGTGCTGGGTGGCATAACCTGCGACAGCCAAGACTACTACAGCGAGGATGCGCACGTAAATGTGGTCTTCCTGCCCAAAACCCGCAAGGTGCAGTACCTGGGCTTCTTCCACACCGGCGCCTACCAGGAGAGCCTAAGCGGCTTTGGCGGCATCCACCACTGCCTCATCCCCACCCCCCGCCATGTGCTTATCCGCAAGAATACCGACGGCGGCTATGCCTTCGAGATCTTCAACGAAGAGCAAACCAGCAAGCAGGTACTGAAAATACTGGGCTACAGCTAG